The stretch of DNA ATCCGGCGGATTGTTGGAGCGTTGAAGGAATACTATAAATCGGAATATACGAATCTGAAATACTTAAAATCTGTCAAAGGCAGGACCTTGTCAGAAATTGTCGAATTTATTATTATTAAAATGTGACCCTTATTTTCACGCATAGAGATAAAGAGCGGGTGATAATTTGGCGCAGTCGTACAGTGTCGAGTACAGAGACAAGGAACAGTTGCAAAATTTTTTGGCGGAAAAAAGGATCCTTAACAATGACCGGCTCTTCTTGCAAGTTTTTTTCGGATCCCGGGACGCGGAAAAAATAAAAGAATTCCAGGGGGTAATGAGGGAATTATTGCCGGATTGCCATTTGATCGGCTGCACGGCCGAATACGGGATCATTCAGGGGAAGATCGAAAAATGTCCGGTTTTTATCAGTTTCACCCAATTTATACATACGAAGATTGAAACCTGTCTGCTCGAGCCAGGCATGGAACCCTTTGGCCGACCTTCGGAAGACTTAAAGGGTTTGATCGTTCTCGCCGCGGGATCGGGAAGCCGGAAAGAGAACATCGGACAATTGCGAAAGATTGTGGAAAACCGGGAGATCAAGCTGGCCGGCGGGATTGCCGGAGGAGAAGAGGGCGCCCTTGTCTTCACGAAGGACCGGATTTCCGAAAATGGGATGGCCATCGCGGGATTTTTTAATCCGGAATTCAGAATCCGCTGCTACGACAATATTTCCTGGAAAGAAATCGGACCGATCTTTGCCGTCACGGAAGCGGAAGGGAACCGGGTCCTTTCCATCAACGGGATAAAGCCTGCCCAATATTTTGAAAAATATTTCAGTACATATTTTACAGAAAATTTGCTTGAAGCCGGCCCGGAATTTCCTTTTCTGTCCCTTAAGAGCGGGGGACGGGAGTACCGCTACTTGGTCCGGCTTCACGATGACGGAACGGCCACTTTTAATGATGCCGTATCGAAAAACGACAAGTTTACCATTGTTTATCCCGATATCGCCAAGCTGGTCGAGCAGGGAAGAGAAATGACGGGGGAGATGGCCGATTTTGCCCCGGAAGGGCTGTTCGTTTATTGCTGTAAGCGCCGTTATCATTTTTTGAAACGGTTTACTTCCGAAGAGGTGGACAATTTCCAATGGCTCGCCCCGGCCAACGGTTTTCTTTCCCGCGGGGAATTGACCGACGAATATTTGCGAAAGGGAAAGATCGGAAGCTTTACCTGCGTTGCCTTCGGCTTTTCCGAAGGGGAGAGGAAGCCGCCGGAAAAAAGGCCGCCGATCCGCTACTCGATTTCGTCGGGGATGCAATCCCGGATCATTTTGACCAAGCTGATGGAGGAATCGAAAAAGGATCTGCTGAAGCTCCATCACGAACTCGACTACTCGCACCAATACTTCAAATCCCTTTTCGACAACAATTCCGATATCGTTTTCGCCACCGACCCAAAAGGCAATATCGTGCGGTTTAACCGGGCGTTCAAAGAGGCCTTCGGCGATGAGCAGTTCATCGGAAAACCGGCCGTTTTATTTGTCCAGCCCAAGGACGTGGGTATGGTGAAACGGGCTTTTGTCCGGACGATGAAAGGAAAGGAGCAGACGTACCAGCTCGAACTGCCTGTAAAATCGGGGGAAATCCAGCTGTTCCAAATCCTCAATATCCCGATCATCGTAAACGGGGAGACGGCCGGCATCTTCGTTTTCGCCCGGAACATTACCGAGAACAAGAAGTATGAGGAAAAGATATTGCAGCTGGCTTATTACGACCGGAGCACCGGCCTGCCGAACCGGGAAAAAATAACCGAAATGGTGAAGGAAGCCGTCGAGAAAAGGGAAAGGTTTGCCGTCATGTTTATCGACGTGGACCGTTTCAAGATTATCAACGACAGTTTCGGCCATGATATCGGCGATCAGGTGCTCGTCGAACTTGCCCGGCGGCTGAATTCCATTTTGCCGGAAAACGGCATCCTTGCCCGCTTTGGCGGCGACAAGTTTACCATTCTCCTGAAGAATGAGACGGAAACGAAAAACATCATCAGGCTGGCCGGCGCCATCAAAAAAATTACCGATCGCCCGATCGTTTTTGATTCCCATGAGATCTATTTGTCCATCAGCATGGGGGTCAGCTTTTACCCTCACGACGCGAAGGATCACCAGCTTCTGTTGAAATATGCCGACATCGCCATGAATCGGGCCAAAAGGATGGACGGCACAAAGCTGATGTTTTTTTCCAATGAGATGAATGACCAGATTCAAAAGCGCTTCGAGCTGGAAAGCTATTTGCGGCGGGCCATCGAAAAAAATGAGCTGTTTTTGTGCTACCAGCCCTTTATCGACCTGCAAACGAACCGGATCATCGGCTGTGAGGCGCTGATTCGCTGGAACCACCCGGTGATCGGCACGATTCCCCCGATGGAGTTTATTCCGATCGCGGAGGAAACGGGGATCATCCACGAAATCGGCAGATGGGTGTTGAATGAGGCCTGCCGGGCGGCCAAAACCTGGATGGATCAGGGATTCGGGGAGCTGATCATGGCCGTCAACGTTTCCGCCCAGCAGATCCAGCATCCCCACTTCCTGGATTATGTAAATGAGGCCCTCCGCCGGTCGGGCCTGGATCCGAAATACCTGCATTTGGAAATCACGGAAAGCGTCATGCTCTTCAATCTGGAGCACACGAAAAAGGTCTTCAATTCCCTGCAGGATCTCGGCGTGAAAATGTCGATCGACGACTTTGGCACCGGGTATTCTTCCTTAAGCTATTTAAGAAATCTGCCGATCAATTTGTTGAAAATCGACCGCTCCTTCATCAACAATCTGCATTGCGACCGGTTTGACCGGACCTTGGTTCAGGCGATCATCACGATCGGCACGGGATTGTCCATGAAGATCGTCGCGGAAGGGGTCGAAACCCTGGAACAGATCAAGGTTTTAAAAGATTTGCGGTGCCACTACGCCCAGGGGTACTACATTGAAAAACCGCTGACCGAAGACAAGCTCCTTGAACGGTTAAAAAAGGAAAGGCGATGAGATCTTCCATATCGAAGGAAAAGCCAAACCCCGGAGGTCTGGCTTTTCCTTTTTTTCTGGTTCCAAAATCGAAGACGCCTTTATTTTTTTTGGAAGAGGAAAAATTTGAATCCGAATGGGCCGATATCGGCCGGAAATTGTGATTCTTCGATCTTTTCCTTCTTATTTTCCCAAAGATCAGTATATTCTCTTTCCACTTGATCGAAGGGAATGTCTAACAATAGGCGGACCGGTTTTTCAGAGCGGTTCATTGCGGCAACCAGCAATTCCCTCTCGTTTTCTTTATGGAAAATCACTTGCTCTGTGTCTTCTTTCAGTTCCGGAAAGGAAATTGCCCCGTCGTTGGCCATAATCGGATGGGTTTTCCGCAGTTGAATCAATTTTTTTACGGTCCGGTATAGATCCAAGTTTTGTTTTCTCGGGTCCCATTCCATGCATTTCCGGCAACCGGGGTCGTTTTCTCCCGTCAGACCGATTTCATCGCCGTAATAAATACAAGGAGAACCCGGAAAACTGAGAAGAAAGGCGAAAAGCAGCTTAACCTTTCCCTGATGGAAACCGGCGATGTTTTGAATTCTTGCGGTGTCATGGCTGCCCAATAAATTAAAAGCGAAATGATTAATATATTCAGGATAGGAAAAAAGGACCTGTTGGATCATTTCCGAAAATGTCTTTCCATCGATTTTTTCTTCGGCAAAAAATTGCAACGCTCCTTTGGAAAAAGGATAGTTCATGACGGCGTCAAACTGATCGCCTCCGAGCCATGGCATGGCATCATGCCAAATTTCTCCTAAAATATATACATCCTTTTTGACCCTGCGTACGGCCTTTCGAA from Caldibacillus debilis DSM 16016 encodes:
- a CDS encoding bifunctional diguanylate cyclase/phosphodiesterase; the protein is MAQSYSVEYRDKEQLQNFLAEKRILNNDRLFLQVFFGSRDAEKIKEFQGVMRELLPDCHLIGCTAEYGIIQGKIEKCPVFISFTQFIHTKIETCLLEPGMEPFGRPSEDLKGLIVLAAGSGSRKENIGQLRKIVENREIKLAGGIAGGEEGALVFTKDRISENGMAIAGFFNPEFRIRCYDNISWKEIGPIFAVTEAEGNRVLSINGIKPAQYFEKYFSTYFTENLLEAGPEFPFLSLKSGGREYRYLVRLHDDGTATFNDAVSKNDKFTIVYPDIAKLVEQGREMTGEMADFAPEGLFVYCCKRRYHFLKRFTSEEVDNFQWLAPANGFLSRGELTDEYLRKGKIGSFTCVAFGFSEGERKPPEKRPPIRYSISSGMQSRIILTKLMEESKKDLLKLHHELDYSHQYFKSLFDNNSDIVFATDPKGNIVRFNRAFKEAFGDEQFIGKPAVLFVQPKDVGMVKRAFVRTMKGKEQTYQLELPVKSGEIQLFQILNIPIIVNGETAGIFVFARNITENKKYEEKILQLAYYDRSTGLPNREKITEMVKEAVEKRERFAVMFIDVDRFKIINDSFGHDIGDQVLVELARRLNSILPENGILARFGGDKFTILLKNETETKNIIRLAGAIKKITDRPIVFDSHEIYLSISMGVSFYPHDAKDHQLLLKYADIAMNRAKRMDGTKLMFFSNEMNDQIQKRFELESYLRRAIEKNELFLCYQPFIDLQTNRIIGCEALIRWNHPVIGTIPPMEFIPIAEETGIIHEIGRWVLNEACRAAKTWMDQGFGELIMAVNVSAQQIQHPHFLDYVNEALRRSGLDPKYLHLEITESVMLFNLEHTKKVFNSLQDLGVKMSIDDFGTGYSSLSYLRNLPINLLKIDRSFINNLHCDRFDRTLVQAIITIGTGLSMKIVAEGVETLEQIKVLKDLRCHYAQGYYIEKPLTEDKLLERLKKERR